From a single Collimonas pratensis genomic region:
- a CDS encoding choline sulfate utilization transcriptional regulator has translation MADLRRLPPLQSLAFFEAAARHLNFTAAAKELGTTQPAVSHRIGLLEEDLGVALFTRGHRGVALNADGTRLFEAVHDSLGTIGNAVAQIRARRTRQVLSVATDFAFASYWLMPQLGALRKLVADLDVRIVTSQKAFDIREEAVDVAIAFGDGRWPGCEAELLFPEIVVPVCSPSFRDRHGLSGDPANLAQLPLLHLESDDPARWLSWESWFARYKLAAGRGHGHDFSFNNYPLLMQAASAGQGLALGWLPLVSALLESGQLVQAVDHPVRTDNGYFLVRPNAQRSSVAVELFRQWITGQCV, from the coding sequence ATGGCAGACCTACGCCGACTACCGCCGCTACAGAGCCTGGCATTCTTCGAGGCGGCGGCGCGCCACCTGAATTTCACTGCCGCGGCAAAAGAGCTCGGCACCACCCAGCCGGCGGTCAGCCACCGGATCGGCTTGCTGGAAGAAGACCTGGGGGTAGCGCTGTTCACGCGCGGGCATCGCGGCGTTGCCCTGAACGCCGACGGCACCCGCCTGTTCGAAGCTGTCCATGACAGCCTGGGTACTATCGGCAATGCAGTCGCGCAGATCCGCGCTCGCCGCACGCGCCAGGTGCTGAGCGTCGCCACCGACTTCGCTTTCGCCTCTTACTGGCTGATGCCGCAGCTGGGGGCCTTGCGCAAACTGGTGGCCGATCTGGATGTACGCATCGTGACCTCGCAGAAAGCCTTCGATATCCGCGAAGAAGCGGTGGATGTCGCCATCGCCTTCGGCGACGGCCGCTGGCCCGGTTGCGAGGCAGAGCTGCTGTTTCCGGAAATCGTCGTCCCGGTTTGCAGCCCGAGTTTCAGAGACAGACATGGCTTGAGCGGCGATCCCGCAAACTTAGCGCAACTGCCTCTACTGCACCTGGAAAGCGACGATCCGGCGCGCTGGCTTAGCTGGGAGAGCTGGTTTGCCCGCTACAAGCTGGCGGCCGGCCGCGGCCATGGCCACGACTTCAGCTTCAACAATTACCCCTTGCTGATGCAAGCCGCCAGCGCCGGACAAGGGCTGGCGCTGGGCTGGCTGCCGCTGGTATCGGCGCTGCTGGAGAGCGGCCAGCTGGTGCAGGCAGTTGACCATCCTGTCCGCACCGACAACGGCTATTTCCTGGTCAGGCCAAACGCGCAGCGCAGCAGCGTAGCAGTCGAACTGTTCCGTCAGTGGATCACCGGCCAGTGCGTGTGA
- a CDS encoding GNAT family N-acetyltransferase encodes MTQVFNADLSDPRHAAAIVELLNGYAMDAMGGGQQLADFVQANLIAALRKRSDVHVVLAFVEEQPAGLAICIEGFSTFACKPLLNIHDLTVAKAFRGLGISKLLMQHIELVAIGLGCCKITLEVLEHNLPAQALYKASGFAGYELNPAMGKAMLLQKKL; translated from the coding sequence ATGACCCAAGTATTCAATGCCGATCTATCCGACCCGCGCCATGCCGCCGCCATTGTTGAACTGTTGAACGGCTACGCCATGGACGCCATGGGCGGCGGCCAGCAACTGGCCGACTTTGTCCAGGCCAACCTGATTGCGGCGCTGAGAAAGAGAAGCGATGTGCACGTGGTGCTGGCGTTTGTCGAGGAGCAGCCGGCCGGCCTGGCGATCTGCATCGAGGGCTTTTCCACTTTCGCCTGCAAGCCGCTGCTGAACATCCATGATCTGACGGTGGCCAAAGCATTTCGCGGGCTAGGCATTTCCAAGTTACTGATGCAGCACATCGAGCTGGTCGCCATCGGCCTCGGCTGCTGCAAGATCACGCTGGAGGTGTTGGAACACAACCTGCCGGCGCAGGCGCTCTACAAGGCCAGCGGCTTTGCCGGCTATGAACTGAATCCGGCCATGGGCAAGGCCATGCTGTTGCAGAAGAAGCTGTAA
- the betC gene encoding choline-sulfatase: protein MKSRKPNILILMADQLAPRALAAYGNQVSKTPHIDALAAAGVVFDSAYSNSPLCAPSRYVFMSGKLPSAIGAYDNAAELGSEVLTFGHYLRHAGYRTILAGKMHFCGADQLHGFEERLTTDIYPADFGWTPDWEHPEQRPSWYHNMSSVTEAGPCIRTNQLDFDEEVVAAARQKLFDIARDDDERPFCMLVSLTHPHDPYAIPEQYWNLYRDEEIDMPRVDLPTAQLDPHSLRLRHVCDMDSTPLSAQKIRDARHAYYGAVSYVDEQIGHIRRTLEQSGMADDTVILLLADHGDMLGERGLWYKMSFFEGAARVPLIVHAPRRFQPCRISASVSLADILPTLVDLAFNGDAPAAPEAIAGRSLLPHLLGRAGHDEVIGEYLGEGALAPIVMIRRGSYKFIHSAPDPDQLYHLGSDPDELHNLARDPEAAAVLQQFRQEAAARWNLPQLHKQVVASQRRRRFHFAAQGRGTQRHWDYQPVQDASRRFMRNHIDLDKLEAMARFPAVKAA, encoded by the coding sequence ATGAAGAGCCGCAAGCCGAATATTCTGATTCTCATGGCGGACCAACTGGCGCCCCGTGCGCTGGCGGCATATGGCAATCAGGTCAGCAAAACGCCGCATATCGATGCCCTGGCCGCCGCCGGCGTGGTATTTGATTCCGCATACAGCAACAGTCCTTTGTGCGCGCCGTCGCGCTATGTGTTCATGTCGGGCAAACTGCCATCCGCCATCGGTGCTTACGACAACGCCGCCGAGCTGGGATCGGAAGTACTGACCTTCGGCCACTACCTGCGCCATGCCGGCTACCGCACCATCCTGGCCGGCAAGATGCATTTCTGCGGCGCCGACCAGTTGCACGGATTTGAAGAGCGCCTGACGACCGATATCTATCCGGCGGATTTCGGCTGGACGCCGGACTGGGAGCATCCCGAGCAGCGTCCCAGCTGGTATCACAACATGAGCTCCGTGACCGAGGCAGGCCCTTGCATCCGCACCAACCAGCTCGATTTCGATGAAGAAGTTGTCGCCGCAGCCCGCCAGAAACTGTTTGATATCGCGCGCGACGACGATGAAAGGCCATTTTGCATGCTGGTCTCCCTGACCCATCCGCACGATCCCTATGCGATTCCCGAGCAGTACTGGAATCTGTACCGCGATGAAGAGATCGATATGCCACGGGTGGATTTGCCGACGGCGCAGCTGGATCCGCATTCGCTGCGCTTGCGCCATGTCTGCGACATGGACAGTACGCCGCTCAGCGCGCAGAAAATCCGCGATGCGCGCCATGCGTACTACGGCGCCGTCTCCTATGTTGATGAACAGATCGGGCATATCCGGCGCACGCTGGAACAGAGCGGCATGGCCGACGATACCGTCATCCTGCTGCTGGCTGACCATGGCGACATGCTGGGCGAACGCGGGCTCTGGTACAAGATGAGTTTCTTTGAAGGCGCTGCCCGCGTGCCGCTGATCGTGCATGCACCCAGGCGTTTCCAGCCGTGCCGCATCAGCGCGTCGGTGTCGCTGGCCGATATCTTGCCGACGCTGGTCGACCTGGCGTTCAATGGCGATGCGCCGGCCGCGCCGGAGGCCATTGCTGGCCGCAGTCTTTTACCGCATCTGCTGGGCCGGGCCGGGCATGACGAAGTGATCGGCGAGTACCTGGGCGAGGGCGCGCTGGCGCCGATCGTGATGATACGGCGCGGTTCCTACAAGTTCATCCATTCGGCGCCCGATCCTGACCAGCTCTATCACTTGGGAAGCGATCCTGACGAGCTGCACAATCTGGCGCGCGATCCGGAGGCTGCCGCGGTGCTCCAGCAATTCCGACAGGAAGCGGCGGCCAGGTGGAATCTTCCGCAGCTGCATAAACAAGTGGTCGCCAGCCAGCGGCGCCGGCGCTTTCATTTCGCCGCCCAAGGCCGTGGCACGCAGCGCCACTGGGATTACCAGCCGGTGCAGGACGCCAGCCGCCGTTTCATGCGCAACCACATCGACCTCGACAAGCTGGAAGCGATGGCGCGCTTTCCGGCCGTCAAAGCGGCTTAA
- the ppc gene encoding phosphoenolpyruvate carboxylase: MAKQLNSAVQVKKSPPNKDAPLKEDIRLLGRLLGDVLREQEGDAVFEVVETIRQTAVRFRRESDPQAGADLDKLLKKLTRDQTNSVVRAFSYFSHLANIAEDQHHNRRRRAHLLAGSAAQAGSVAHALSKLDDAGVSGATVRNFLKDALISPVLTAHPTEVQRKSILDAEREIARLLAERDRPLTAKELRDNTELLRGRIATLWQTRMLRYTKLTVADEIENALSYYRITFLRELPALYDDIEGEIATQFPTRGRSATTELAPFVQMGSWIGGDRDGNPNVNAGTMQRALTRQSTTIFDFYLEEVHALGAELSVSTLMVSVNQELLVLAENSPDTSDHRSDEPYRRALIGIYARLASTARELGATNILRQEVGAAAHYAAPQEFTQELQIIEDSLRAHHGSALIKPRLATLKRASEIFGFHLASLDMRQSSDVHERVLTELFAQAQVEGAYDKLSEEQKIDLLLAELAKPRLLYSPYIEYSDETVSELSILRAAGEMRQRYGARSIRNYIISHTETVSDLLEVLLLQQETGLLRPDGKNHAASTLEVMVIPLFETIPDLRRAAAIMEQFMALPPVSRLIAKQGKLQEVMLGYSDSNKDGGFLTSNWELYKAEIQLVRVFDRAGVKLRLFHGRGGTVGRGGGPSYQAILAQPPGTVNGQIRLTEQGEIIASKFSNPEIGRRNLELLVAATLEASLMPNTADSKQMKKLGEFEELMDGLSERAYQSYRNLVYETPGFTDYFFAATPIAEIAELNIGSRPASRKSTRRIEDLRAIPWGFSWGQCRLLLPGWYGFGSAIESWLEEGKDAKLKSQKLATLRAMYKEWPFFATLLSNMDMVLSKTDLAVASRYAGLVTDRKLRNSIFKRIVDEHERTSSILSAITGAKDRLSGNPLLARSIKNRFAYLDPLNHLQVELIKRHRSVTAAGRTTEERVKRGIHLSINGIAAGLRNTG; the protein is encoded by the coding sequence ATGGCAAAACAATTGAATTCTGCTGTCCAGGTAAAAAAATCCCCTCCCAACAAAGATGCGCCGCTGAAGGAAGATATCCGTCTGCTGGGCCGCTTGCTGGGTGATGTGCTGCGCGAACAAGAGGGCGATGCGGTATTTGAAGTGGTCGAAACCATTCGCCAGACGGCGGTGCGCTTCCGCCGCGAATCGGACCCGCAAGCCGGCGCCGATCTCGACAAGCTGCTGAAAAAGCTCACGCGCGACCAGACCAATTCGGTGGTGCGGGCGTTTTCCTATTTTTCCCATCTGGCCAATATCGCCGAAGACCAGCACCACAACCGCCGCCGCCGCGCCCATCTGCTGGCCGGTTCGGCCGCACAAGCCGGCAGCGTCGCCCACGCCTTGAGCAAACTGGACGATGCCGGCGTGTCCGGCGCCACCGTGCGCAACTTCCTCAAGGATGCGCTGATTTCGCCGGTGCTGACCGCCCATCCGACCGAAGTGCAGCGCAAGAGCATCCTCGACGCCGAGCGCGAAATCGCCCGCCTGCTGGCCGAGCGCGACCGTCCGCTGACCGCCAAGGAACTGCGTGACAACACCGAACTGCTGCGCGGCCGTATCGCCACTCTGTGGCAAACCCGCATGCTGCGCTACACCAAGCTGACCGTGGCCGACGAAATCGAAAACGCCCTGTCCTACTACCGCATCACCTTCCTGCGCGAACTGCCGGCCCTGTACGACGACATCGAAGGCGAAATCGCCACCCAGTTCCCGACCCGCGGCCGCAGCGCCACCACTGAACTGGCGCCGTTCGTGCAAATGGGCAGCTGGATCGGCGGCGACCGCGACGGCAACCCCAATGTCAACGCCGGCACCATGCAGCGCGCGCTGACGCGGCAGTCGACCACGATTTTCGACTTCTATCTGGAGGAAGTGCATGCGCTGGGCGCCGAACTGTCGGTCTCGACCCTGATGGTCAGCGTCAACCAGGAATTGCTGGTGCTGGCGGAAAATTCGCCGGATACATCAGATCACCGCTCCGACGAACCCTACCGCCGCGCCCTGATCGGGATCTACGCGCGACTGGCCTCGACTGCGCGCGAGCTGGGCGCCACCAACATCCTGCGCCAGGAAGTCGGCGCCGCGGCGCACTATGCAGCGCCACAGGAATTCACGCAGGAACTGCAGATCATCGAAGACTCGCTGCGCGCGCATCATGGCAGCGCCCTGATCAAGCCGCGCCTGGCGACGCTCAAGCGCGCCTCCGAGATTTTCGGCTTCCATCTAGCCTCGCTCGATATGCGCCAGAGTTCCGACGTCCACGAACGGGTGCTGACCGAGCTGTTCGCACAGGCGCAGGTGGAAGGCGCCTACGACAAACTGAGCGAAGAACAGAAGATCGACCTGCTGCTGGCCGAACTGGCCAAGCCGCGCCTGCTGTACTCGCCGTATATCGAGTACTCCGACGAAACCGTTTCCGAGCTGTCCATCCTGCGCGCCGCCGGCGAGATGCGCCAGCGCTACGGCGCGCGCTCGATCCGCAACTACATCATCTCGCATACCGAGACCGTGTCGGACCTGCTGGAAGTCTTGCTGCTGCAGCAGGAAACCGGCTTGCTGCGTCCCGACGGCAAGAACCACGCCGCAAGTACGCTGGAGGTGATGGTGATTCCGCTGTTTGAAACCATTCCCGACCTGCGCCGCGCGGCCGCCATCATGGAACAGTTCATGGCGCTGCCGCCGGTGAGCCGCCTGATCGCCAAGCAAGGCAAGCTGCAGGAAGTGATGCTGGGCTATTCCGATTCCAACAAGGATGGCGGCTTCCTCACCTCCAACTGGGAGCTGTACAAGGCTGAAATCCAGCTGGTGCGTGTGTTCGACCGCGCCGGCGTCAAGCTGCGCCTGTTCCATGGCCGCGGCGGCACTGTCGGCCGCGGCGGCGGCCCTAGCTATCAGGCGATCCTGGCGCAGCCGCCGGGCACCGTCAACGGCCAGATCCGCCTGACAGAACAAGGCGAAATCATCGCGTCCAAGTTCTCCAACCCGGAAATCGGCCGCCGCAACCTGGAGCTGCTGGTAGCGGCGACGCTGGAAGCCAGCCTGATGCCGAACACCGCCGACAGCAAGCAGATGAAAAAGCTGGGCGAGTTCGAAGAGCTGATGGACGGCTTATCGGAACGCGCCTACCAGTCGTACCGCAACCTGGTGTATGAAACCCCGGGCTTCACCGACTACTTCTTCGCCGCCACGCCGATTGCCGAGATCGCCGAGCTGAACATCGGCTCGCGCCCTGCTTCGCGCAAATCGACACGCCGCATCGAAGACCTGCGGGCGATTCCATGGGGCTTTTCCTGGGGCCAGTGCCGCTTACTGCTGCCGGGCTGGTACGGTTTCGGCAGCGCCATCGAGAGCTGGCTGGAAGAAGGAAAAGACGCCAAGCTGAAGAGCCAAAAGCTGGCGACCCTGCGCGCGATGTACAAGGAATGGCCATTCTTCGCCACCCTGCTGTCGAACATGGACATGGTGCTGTCCAAGACCGACCTGGCGGTGGCCTCGCGCTACGCCGGGCTGGTCACCGACCGCAAGCTGCGTAACAGCATCTTCAAGCGCATCGTCGATGAGCATGAGCGAACCAGCAGCATCCTGTCGGCCATCACCGGCGCCAAGGACCGCCTGTCCGGCAATCCATTGCTGGCGCGTTCGATCAAGAACCGCTTCGCCTATCTCGATCCGTTGAATCACTTGCAGGTCGAGCTGATCAAGCGCCACCGCAGCGTGACCGCGGCCGGCCGCACGACGGAAGAACGGGTCAAGCGCGGCATCCACTTGAGCATCAACGGCATTGCCGCCGGCTTGCGCAATACGGGCTGA
- a CDS encoding GntR family transcriptional regulator: MTIAAKSSTQIAERITEAMLARKLAPGTRLGEQQLAELFGVSRTQIREALTRLVTRGIVTVSARRGWYVIEPTPEDARAAFEARRVLELGLLRHARPISAEAIRALRLHVEREQAALEGDDVASRSFLLGDFHVCLCESFGNSLLADTLRDLTTRTTLTAMQYQSSHHARQSCAEHVGIVAALENGDLEQAEQLMHSHLCNVEAGLEESLQSGRGPLSPLQQALAPLNDHFDKQLFAISPQLKEF; this comes from the coding sequence ATGACCATCGCCGCCAAATCCTCCACCCAGATCGCCGAACGGATCACCGAAGCGATGCTGGCGCGTAAACTCGCGCCCGGCACCCGATTGGGCGAGCAGCAATTGGCGGAACTGTTTGGCGTCAGCCGCACCCAGATCCGCGAAGCGCTGACGCGGCTGGTGACGCGCGGCATCGTCACGGTCAGCGCGCGCCGCGGCTGGTATGTGATCGAACCGACGCCGGAAGATGCGCGCGCTGCCTTTGAAGCACGGCGCGTGCTGGAACTGGGCCTGCTGCGCCATGCGCGGCCGATCAGCGCGGAAGCGATCCGCGCTCTGCGCCTGCACGTCGAACGCGAGCAGGCAGCGCTGGAAGGCGACGACGTCGCCAGCCGCAGCTTCCTGCTGGGCGACTTCCATGTCTGCTTGTGCGAATCGTTCGGCAACTCTTTGCTGGCCGATACCCTGCGCGACCTGACCACACGCACCACGCTCACCGCCATGCAGTACCAGTCATCGCATCACGCCAGGCAATCCTGCGCCGAACACGTCGGCATCGTTGCGGCGCTGGAAAACGGCGACCTGGAACAGGCAGAACAATTGATGCATAGCCATCTGTGCAATGTAGAGGCGGGCCTGGAAGAATCCCTGCAGAGCGGCCGAGGCCCGCTGTCGCCACTGCAGCAGGCACTGGCCCCCCTCAACGACCATTTCGACAAGCAGTTATTCGCAATATCACCCCAGCTGAAGGAGTTTTAA
- the choX gene encoding choline ABC transporter substrate-binding protein translates to MWKTRFSSMLAVLSVCASQSAFAAEAEACKLVRMADPGWSDIGATNAAAGIVLAALGYEQRVAHLSVPITFIGLKKGQIDILLGNWMPAQKPLMEAQLKDGAFDILHANLVNAKFTLAVPRYVAAAGVKSFKDLARFADKFDSKIYGIETGAPANQNIKTMLDAKSYGLAGWKLVESSEQSMLSQVARKVAAKEWIVFLAWEPHLMNSSFQLTYLDDGDAYFGPNYGGASVNTLARKSYRAQCPNVGRLFSQLEFSVDMENKIINDVLAQKVDAKTAAARQLKLHPELLQAWLNGVKTRGGEDGLPAVKQVLGLN, encoded by the coding sequence ATGTGGAAAACACGGTTTTCATCGATGCTGGCGGTGCTCAGTGTTTGCGCAAGCCAAAGCGCCTTTGCCGCCGAAGCGGAGGCCTGCAAGCTGGTGCGCATGGCCGATCCCGGCTGGAGCGACATCGGCGCCACCAATGCCGCGGCGGGTATAGTGCTGGCGGCGCTCGGCTATGAGCAGCGGGTGGCCCACCTGTCGGTGCCGATCACCTTCATCGGCTTGAAAAAAGGCCAGATCGATATCTTGCTGGGCAACTGGATGCCAGCCCAAAAGCCATTGATGGAAGCGCAACTCAAGGACGGCGCCTTCGATATCCTGCACGCTAATCTTGTCAACGCCAAGTTCACGCTGGCGGTGCCGCGCTATGTCGCCGCGGCCGGCGTCAAGTCGTTCAAAGATCTCGCCAGGTTTGCGGATAAATTCGACAGCAAGATATATGGCATCGAAACCGGCGCGCCGGCCAACCAGAATATCAAGACCATGCTGGACGCCAAGTCCTACGGTTTGGCGGGCTGGAAGCTGGTGGAGTCGAGCGAGCAGAGCATGCTGAGCCAGGTGGCGCGCAAGGTCGCCGCCAAGGAATGGATCGTGTTCCTGGCCTGGGAACCGCATCTGATGAACAGCAGCTTCCAGCTGACTTATCTGGATGACGGCGATGCCTATTTCGGTCCCAACTACGGCGGCGCCAGCGTCAATACGCTGGCGCGCAAGTCTTATCGGGCGCAATGCCCCAACGTCGGCCGCCTGTTCAGCCAGCTGGAATTTAGCGTCGACATGGAAAACAAGATCATCAACGACGTGCTGGCGCAGAAAGTGGATGCGAAGACCGCCGCGGCGCGGCAGTTGAAACTGCACCCGGAGCTGCTGCAGGCTTGGCTGAATGGCGTGAAGACACGTGGCGGCGAAGATGGTTTGCCGGCAGTGAAGCAAGTACTTGGCCTAAACTAG
- the hemC gene encoding hydroxymethylbilane synthase encodes MSKLSSPSKLIIASRESRLAMWQAEHVRARLSALYPDCNIEILGMTTRGDQILDRTLSKVGGKGLFVKELEVAMAEGRADLAVHSLKDMPMDLPQGFVLSAVLEREDPRDAFVSNDYAGLDQLPAGAVVGTSSLRRQALIAARFPHLQIKPLRGNLDTRLAKLDRGEYAAIILAAAGLKRLGLAQRIKALIEPEQSLPAPGQGAMAIEICEDRADLQHILAPLNHLPTAQAVTAERTLSRAFGGSCQIPLAAFATIDGAQMRLRAMIGTPDGKHVVTADASGAADAPQALGGKIAEQLAAQGAAAILALCRDA; translated from the coding sequence GTGTCGAAATTATCCTCCCCCTCCAAGTTGATCATTGCATCGCGTGAAAGCCGTCTCGCCATGTGGCAAGCGGAACACGTACGTGCGCGCTTATCTGCATTATATCCAGACTGTAATATAGAAATCCTCGGCATGACCACCCGCGGCGATCAAATTCTTGACCGCACCTTGTCGAAAGTGGGCGGCAAGGGGTTGTTCGTGAAGGAACTGGAAGTGGCGATGGCGGAAGGCCGCGCCGACCTGGCGGTGCATTCGCTGAAAGACATGCCTATGGACCTGCCGCAGGGTTTTGTGCTGAGCGCAGTGCTGGAGCGGGAAGATCCGCGCGACGCTTTCGTCTCCAACGACTATGCCGGGCTGGACCAATTGCCGGCCGGCGCCGTGGTCGGCACCAGCAGCCTGCGCCGTCAGGCGCTGATCGCTGCGCGCTTCCCGCATCTGCAGATCAAGCCTTTGCGCGGCAACCTCGATACCCGGCTGGCCAAGCTGGACCGCGGCGAGTACGCCGCCATCATCCTGGCTGCGGCCGGGCTGAAACGGCTGGGCCTGGCGCAACGCATCAAGGCGCTGATCGAGCCGGAGCAAAGCTTGCCGGCGCCGGGGCAGGGCGCGATGGCGATTGAAATCTGTGAAGACCGCGCCGATCTGCAGCACATCCTGGCGCCCCTGAATCATTTGCCGACCGCGCAGGCAGTGACGGCGGAACGCACTTTGTCGCGCGCTTTTGGCGGCAGCTGCCAGATCCCGTTGGCGGCTTTTGCTACCATCGACGGCGCCCAGATGCGCCTGCGCGCCATGATCGGCACGCCGGACGGCAAGCATGTCGTGACTGCCGATGCCAGCGGCGCTGCCGATGCGCCGCAGGCGCTGGGTGGAAAGATTGCCGAACAGCTGGCGGCGCAAGGCGCGGCGGCAATCCTCGCACTTTGCCGGGATGCCTAG